From the genome of Candidatus Chlamydia corallus, one region includes:
- the rpoB gene encoding DNA-directed RNA polymerase subunit beta → MFKCPERVSVKKKENILDLPNLIEIQIKSYKQFLQIGKLAEERENIGLEEVFREIFPIKSYNEATVLEYLSYNLGVPKYSPEECIRRGITYSVTLKVRFRLTDETGIKEEEVYMGTIPLMTDKGTFIINGAERVVVSQVHRSPGINFEQEKHSKGNILFSFRIIPYRGSWLEAIFDINDLIYIHIDRKKRRRKILAITFIRALGYSSDADIIEEFFTIEESALRSEKDFALLVGRILADNIVDEVSSLVYGKAGEKLSTAMLKRMLDAGISSVKIAIDADENHPIIKMLAKDPTDSYEAALKDFYRRLRPGEPATLANARSTIMRLFFDPKRYNLGRVGRYKLNRKLGFSMDEEALSQVTLRKEDVIGALKYLIRLKMGDEKACVDDIDHLANRRVRSVGELIQNQCRSGLARMEKIVRERMNLFDFSSDTLTPGKVVSAKGLASVLKDFFGRSQLSQFMDQTNPVAELTHKRRLSALGPGGLNRERAGFEVRDVHASHYGRICPIETPEGPNIGLITSLSSFAKINEFGFIETPYRIVRDGIVTDEIEYMTADVEEECVIAQASASLDEYNMFTEPVCWVRYAGEAFEADTETVTHMDVSPKQLVSIVTGLIPFLEHDDANRALMGSNMQRQAVPLLKTEAPVVGTGLECRAAKDSGAIIVAEEDGVVDFVDGYKIVVAAKHNPTIKRTYYLKKFLRSNSGTCINQQPLCAVGDIITKGDVIADGPATDRGELALGKNVLVAFMPWYGYNFEDAIIISEKLIREDAYTSIYIEEFELTARDTKLGKEEITRDIPNVSDEVLANLGEDGIIRIGAEVKPGDILVGKITPKSETELAPEERLLRAIFGEKAADVKDASLTVPPGTEGVVMDVKVFSRKDRLSKSDDELVEEAVHLKDLQKGYKNQVAMLKTEYREKLGALLLNEKAPAAIIHRRTAEIVVHEGLLFDQETIERIEQEDLIDLLMPNCEMYEVLKGLLSDYETSLERLEINYKTEVEHIREGDADLDHGVIRQVKVYVASKRKLQVGDKMAGRHGNKGVVSKIVPEADMPYLSNGETVQMILNPLGVPSRMNLGQVLETHLGYVAKTADIYVKTPVFEGFPEQRIWDMMIEQGLPKDGKSFLYDGKTGERFDNKVVIGYIYMLKLSHLIADKIHARSIGPYSLVTQQPLGGKAQMGGQRFGEMEVWALEAYGVAHMLQEILTVKSDDVSGRTRIYESIVKGENLLRSGTPESFNVLIKEMQGLGLDVRPMVVDA, encoded by the coding sequence ATGTTCAAGTGCCCTGAACGGGTCAGTGTTAAAAAAAAGGAAAATATCCTAGACCTTCCAAATCTTATCGAAATCCAAATTAAGTCTTATAAGCAGTTTCTTCAAATTGGAAAATTAGCAGAAGAAAGAGAAAATATCGGTTTAGAAGAGGTTTTTAGGGAAATTTTTCCCATTAAATCTTATAACGAAGCCACCGTTCTTGAGTACCTTTCATATAATTTGGGTGTGCCAAAATATTCTCCAGAAGAATGTATCCGTAGAGGAATTACCTATAGCGTTACTTTAAAAGTCCGTTTTCGTTTAACTGATGAAACAGGAATAAAAGAAGAAGAAGTCTATATGGGAACAATTCCTCTTATGACTGATAAAGGGACATTTATTATTAATGGAGCAGAAAGAGTCGTTGTTTCCCAGGTTCATCGTTCTCCAGGAATTAACTTTGAACAAGAAAAGCATTCCAAGGGAAATATTTTATTCTCTTTCAGAATTATTCCTTATCGTGGAAGCTGGCTCGAAGCTATTTTCGATATTAATGACCTAATTTATATCCATATTGATAGAAAAAAACGTCGAAGAAAAATTCTAGCAATAACCTTTATCCGAGCTCTTGGATATTCTTCTGATGCAGATATCATTGAAGAATTTTTTACAATAGAGGAAAGCGCTCTTAGAAGCGAGAAAGACTTTGCCCTTCTTGTTGGAAGGATTTTAGCAGATAATATCGTTGATGAAGTCTCTTCTTTAGTTTATGGAAAAGCTGGAGAAAAATTAAGCACAGCTATGTTGAAGCGGATGCTTGATGCTGGAATTTCTTCTGTTAAGATTGCGATAGACGCTGATGAAAACCATCCTATTATCAAAATGTTGGCCAAAGATCCTACGGATTCTTACGAAGCTGCCTTAAAAGATTTTTATCGTAGACTACGTCCAGGAGAGCCTGCAACTCTAGCTAATGCGCGTTCTACTATCATGAGATTGTTCTTTGATCCTAAACGTTATAATCTAGGACGCGTAGGGCGTTATAAGCTCAATCGTAAACTAGGCTTTTCCATGGATGAAGAAGCCCTATCTCAAGTTACTTTAAGAAAAGAAGATGTTATTGGGGCACTCAAGTATCTGATTCGTTTAAAAATGGGTGATGAGAAAGCTTGCGTAGACGATATTGACCATCTTGCGAATCGACGAGTCCGTTCTGTTGGAGAACTCATTCAAAATCAGTGCCGTTCAGGACTTGCTAGAATGGAGAAAATTGTTAGAGAAAGAATGAATTTATTTGATTTCTCTTCAGATACATTGACTCCAGGAAAAGTTGTCTCTGCTAAAGGTCTTGCTAGCGTATTAAAAGATTTCTTTGGTCGTTCCCAACTCTCCCAGTTTATGGACCAAACGAACCCTGTAGCTGAGTTAACTCACAAACGACGTCTTTCTGCATTGGGTCCAGGGGGGCTGAATAGAGAGCGAGCGGGGTTTGAAGTTCGTGACGTCCATGCGAGTCATTATGGACGCATTTGTCCTATTGAAACTCCCGAAGGTCCCAATATCGGTCTCATTACGTCTCTTTCGTCTTTTGCTAAAATTAACGAATTTGGATTCATTGAAACTCCTTATAGAATTGTAAGAGATGGAATCGTAACAGATGAAATTGAATACATGACAGCTGATGTTGAAGAAGAATGTGTTATTGCACAGGCTTCAGCAAGTTTGGATGAGTATAATATGTTTACGGAACCCGTATGTTGGGTACGTTATGCTGGAGAAGCTTTTGAAGCAGATACAGAGACTGTAACGCATATGGATGTTTCTCCAAAGCAGTTAGTTTCTATTGTTACAGGACTCATCCCTTTCTTAGAACATGATGATGCGAACCGTGCTTTGATGGGCTCTAATATGCAACGTCAAGCTGTGCCTCTACTTAAAACTGAAGCTCCTGTGGTTGGTACAGGATTAGAATGTCGTGCTGCTAAAGATTCTGGAGCCATTATTGTCGCAGAAGAAGACGGTGTTGTTGACTTTGTTGATGGTTACAAAATTGTTGTTGCTGCAAAACACAATCCTACAATTAAACGTACTTATTATCTGAAAAAGTTCCTTAGATCTAATTCAGGAACTTGTATTAATCAGCAGCCTTTATGCGCAGTCGGTGATATCATAACTAAAGGTGATGTGATTGCTGATGGACCCGCAACTGATCGTGGTGAACTTGCTTTAGGTAAGAATGTCCTTGTAGCCTTTATGCCTTGGTATGGATACAACTTCGAAGATGCGATTATTATCTCTGAAAAATTGATCAGAGAGGATGCCTACACCTCTATTTATATTGAAGAGTTTGAATTAACAGCCCGGGATACGAAACTAGGAAAAGAAGAGATCACTCGTGATATTCCTAATGTATCTGATGAAGTGTTAGCCAATCTTGGTGAGGATGGTATTATTCGTATCGGTGCTGAAGTTAAACCTGGGGATATTCTTGTTGGTAAGATTACACCAAAATCAGAAACAGAATTAGCTCCAGAGGAGCGTTTATTACGTGCTATTTTTGGTGAAAAAGCTGCTGATGTTAAAGATGCATCTTTAACAGTACCTCCAGGAACTGAGGGCGTTGTTATGGATGTTAAAGTCTTCAGTAGAAAAGATAGGTTGTCAAAGAGTGATGACGAACTTGTAGAAGAAGCTGTTCATCTTAAAGATTTGCAAAAAGGATATAAAAACCAAGTTGCAATGTTAAAGACCGAATATCGTGAGAAGTTAGGAGCTCTCTTATTAAATGAGAAAGCACCAGCAGCAATTATTCATCGTCGTACGGCAGAAATCGTTGTTCACGAAGGTCTACTCTTTGATCAAGAAACGATAGAACGGATAGAACAAGAAGATCTCATTGATCTTTTGATGCCTAATTGTGAAATGTATGAAGTTTTGAAGGGACTTTTATCGGATTATGAAACTTCCTTGGAGCGATTAGAAATCAATTATAAGACAGAAGTAGAGCATATTCGTGAGGGGGATGCAGATTTAGATCACGGTGTAATTCGCCAAGTTAAAGTCTATGTTGCCTCTAAGAGAAAACTTCAGGTTGGAGATAAAATGGCTGGGCGACACGGAAATAAAGGTGTTGTTTCCAAAATCGTTCCTGAAGCCGATATGCCCTATCTTTCTAATGGAGAAACTGTACAAATGATCCTGAACCCGTTGGGGGTGCCTTCGAGGATGAACCTTGGACAGGTATTAGAAACTCACTTGGGTTATGTAGCAAAAACCGCAGATATTTACGTAAAAACTCCTGTATTTGAAGGATTCCCTGAACAACGTATCTGGGATATGATGATAGAACAAGGATTACCAAAAGATGGTAAGTCCTTTTTATATGATGGCAAGACTGGCGAACGCTTTGATAACAAGGTAGTTATAGGCTATATCTATATGTTAAAGCTCAGTCACTTGATTGCTGATAAGATTCACGCAAGATCAATAGGGCCATATTCTCTAGTCACGCAACAACCTCTTGGCGGTAAAGCCCAGATGGGAGGGCAAAGATTCGGGGAAATGGAAGTTTGGGCGCTAGAAGCATACGGAGTTGCTCATATGCTTCAAGAAATTTTAACGGTGAAATCTGATGATGTCTCAGGAAGAACAAGGATTTATGAATCTATTGTTAAGGGAGAAAACCTCTTAAGATCAGGAACGCCTGAGTCGTTCAATGTGCTGATTAAAGAGATGCAGGGCCTAGGACTTGATGTTCGTCCTATGGTTGTAGACGCTTAA
- the rplL gene encoding 50S ribosomal protein L7/L12, which produces MTTESLETLVEKLSNLTVLELSQLKKLLEEKWDVTASAPVVAVAAAGGGEAPAVAEPTEFAVTLEDVPADKKIGVLKVVREVTGLALKEAKEMTEGLPKTVKEKTSKTDAEDTVKKLQDAGAKASFKGL; this is translated from the coding sequence GTGACAACAGAAAGTTTGGAAACTTTAGTAGAGAAGTTAAGTAATTTAACTGTACTAGAACTCTCTCAATTAAAAAAATTATTAGAAGAGAAGTGGGATGTTACTGCTTCTGCTCCCGTAGTTGCTGTTGCTGCTGCTGGTGGTGGAGAAGCTCCTGCTGTTGCCGAACCTACAGAATTTGCAGTAACCCTCGAAGATGTACCTGCAGATAAAAAAATCGGCGTCTTAAAAGTCGTTAGAGAAGTGACTGGGTTGGCTTTGAAAGAAGCTAAAGAAATGACAGAAGGTTTACCTAAAACTGTTAAAGAAAAAACCTCTAAAACTGATGCTGAAGATACTGTTAAGAAGTTACAAGACGCTGGTGCAAAAGCCTCATTTAAGGGACTGTAA
- the rplJ gene encoding 50S ribosomal protein L10 encodes MKQEKTLLLQEVEDKISASKGFVLLRYLGFTAAYSREFRNSLSGVSAEFEVLKKRIFFKAIEAAGLNIDCSDTDGHLGVVFSYGDPVSAAKQVLDFNKQRKDSLVFLAGRMDNAFLSGAEVEAVAKLPSLKELRQQVVGLFAAPMSQVVGIMNSALSGVISCMDQKAEKN; translated from the coding sequence ATGAAACAAGAAAAAACATTACTTCTTCAAGAGGTAGAAGACAAAATTTCCGCATCAAAAGGATTCGTTTTATTAAGATACCTTGGATTTACAGCGGCTTATTCTCGAGAATTTCGAAATTCACTTTCTGGAGTTTCTGCAGAATTTGAAGTTTTAAAGAAGAGAATCTTTTTCAAAGCTATAGAAGCTGCAGGTTTGAACATAGACTGTAGTGATACAGATGGACATCTTGGTGTAGTCTTTTCCTATGGGGATCCCGTTTCTGCTGCAAAACAGGTATTGGATTTTAATAAACAACGTAAAGACTCTTTGGTTTTCCTTGCTGGAAGGATGGACAATGCGTTTCTTTCTGGTGCAGAGGTAGAGGCTGTCGCCAAATTGCCATCTCTTAAAGAACTTAGACAGCAGGTTGTTGGTTTATTCGCAGCACCAATGTCTCAAGTTGTAGGAATTATGAATTCTGCCCTTTCTGGAGTGATCTCCTGTATGGATCAAAAGGCAGAAAAGAACTAA
- the rplA gene encoding 50S ribosomal protein L1 has translation MTKHGKRIRGVLKNYDFSKSYSLQEAIDILKQCPPVRFDQTVDVSIKLGIDPKKSDQQIRGAVFLPNGTGKTLRVLVFASGNKVKEAIEAGADFVGSDDLVEKIKSGWLEFDVAVATPDMMREVGKLGKVLGPRNLMPTPKTGTVTTDVAKAVAELRKGKIEFKADRAGVCNVGVGKLSFESSQIKENIEALSSALIKAKPPAAKGQYLVSFTISSTMGPGISIDTRELMAS, from the coding sequence ATGACAAAACATGGAAAACGTATACGAGGTGTCTTAAAGAATTATGATTTTTCAAAATCGTATTCTTTGCAAGAAGCTATAGATATTTTGAAACAATGTCCTCCAGTACGCTTCGATCAAACTGTAGACGTATCTATCAAGTTGGGGATAGATCCTAAAAAGAGCGACCAACAAATTCGTGGGGCAGTTTTTCTACCTAACGGTACGGGAAAAACTTTAAGGGTTTTGGTTTTTGCTTCTGGAAACAAAGTAAAGGAAGCTATTGAAGCTGGTGCAGACTTTGTTGGGAGTGACGATCTTGTTGAAAAAATCAAATCTGGGTGGCTGGAATTTGATGTTGCTGTTGCTACTCCAGACATGATGCGCGAAGTCGGAAAATTAGGAAAAGTCTTAGGACCTAGAAATCTAATGCCTACACCTAAAACAGGGACGGTAACTACAGATGTTGCTAAGGCCGTAGCTGAATTACGCAAAGGAAAAATTGAATTTAAAGCAGATCGCGCAGGTGTGTGTAATGTCGGTGTGGGTAAGCTCTCTTTTGAGAGTAGTCAAATAAAAGAAAATATTGAAGCCCTCAGTTCTGCTTTAATTAAGGCTAAACCTCCTGCAGCTAAGGGTCAGTATTTAGTCTCATTTACTATTTCCTCCACTATGGGACCTGGTATTTCTATAGATACCAGAGAATTAATGGCATCTTGA
- the rplK gene encoding 50S ribosomal protein L11, whose translation MSVKKVIKIIKLQIPGGKANPAPPIGPALGAAGVNIMGFCKEFNAATQDRPGDLLPVVITVYTDKTFTFITKQPPVSSLIKKTLNLESGSKIPNRNKVGKLTQAQVEAIAEQKMKDMDIVLLESAKRMVEGTARSMGIDVE comes from the coding sequence ATGTCGGTTAAAAAGGTAATCAAAATAATTAAGTTGCAAATCCCTGGGGGTAAAGCAAATCCCGCTCCGCCTATAGGACCAGCTTTAGGTGCTGCTGGAGTCAATATTATGGGGTTCTGTAAGGAATTTAATGCTGCAACTCAAGATAGACCTGGAGACCTACTTCCAGTAGTCATCACTGTTTATACCGATAAAACTTTTACTTTCATAACCAAACAGCCTCCAGTCTCCTCTTTAATAAAGAAAACTTTAAATTTAGAATCAGGATCCAAAATTCCTAATCGCAATAAAGTAGGAAAACTTACTCAGGCTCAAGTTGAAGCAATTGCTGAACAAAAAATGAAAGATATGGATATTGTCCTTTTAGAATCTGCGAAACGCATGGTGGAAGGCACTGCCCGTAGTATGGGTATAGACGTAGAATAA
- the nusG gene encoding transcription termination/antitermination protein NusG: MYKWYVVQVFTAQEKKVKKALEDFKESSGMTDFIQEIILPIENVMEVKKGEHKVVEKYIWPGYLLIKMHLTDESWLYVKSTAGVVEFLGGGVPVALSEEEVRSILTDIEEKKSGVVQKHQFEIGSRVKINDGVFVNFIGMVSEVFHDKGRLSVMVSIFGRETRVDDLEFWQVEEVAPGQESE, encoded by the coding sequence ATGTATAAATGGTATGTCGTTCAAGTTTTTACAGCTCAAGAAAAGAAAGTAAAAAAAGCTTTAGAAGACTTTAAAGAGTCTTCGGGAATGACTGATTTTATACAGGAAATTATCCTTCCTATTGAAAATGTCATGGAAGTGAAGAAGGGGGAACATAAGGTTGTTGAAAAATACATTTGGCCAGGATACCTCTTAATTAAAATGCATCTGACAGACGAGTCGTGGCTTTATGTTAAAAGTACAGCAGGTGTTGTCGAGTTTCTTGGAGGAGGAGTCCCTGTAGCTCTTTCTGAAGAAGAAGTAAGAAGCATCCTAACAGATATAGAAGAAAAGAAATCAGGAGTTGTTCAAAAACATCAATTTGAGATTGGTTCTAGAGTAAAAATTAATGACGGAGTCTTTGTCAATTTTATTGGGATGGTTTCTGAAGTTTTCCATGATAAAGGACGTTTGAGTGTTATGGTTTCTATCTTCGGAAGAGAAACTAGGGTGGATGACTTAGAATTTTGGCAAGTAGAAGAGGTGGCACCAGGACAAGAAAGTGAGTAG
- the secE gene encoding preprotein translocase subunit SecE → MKQQQNREALSRKLGTAKKQAKFAGSFVDEIKKVEWVSKDDLKKYVKVILISIFGFGFAIYFVDLVLRKSITCLDGITTFLFG, encoded by the coding sequence ATGAAACAACAACAAAATCGTGAGGCTTTATCCCGTAAGCTTGGTACAGCTAAAAAACAAGCCAAGTTTGCAGGAAGTTTTGTAGATGAGATTAAAAAAGTTGAATGGGTAAGCAAAGATGATCTTAAGAAATACGTAAAAGTAATTCTTATCAGTATTTTTGGTTTCGGATTTGCTATTTATTTCGTAGATTTAGTGTTGCGTAAGTCAATCACGTGTTTAGATGGTATAACAACCTTTTTGTTCGGTTAA
- the tuf gene encoding elongation factor Tu has protein sequence MSKETFQRNKPHINIGTIGHVDHGKTTLTAAITRALSGDGLASFRDYSSIDNTPEEKARGITINASHVEYETPNRHYAHVDCPGHADYVKNMITGAAQMDGAILVVSATDGAMPQTKEHILLARQVGVPYIVVFLNKVDMISQEDAELIDLVEMELSELLEEKGYKGCPIIRGSALKALEGDVSYIEKVRELMQAVDDNIPTPEREIDKPFLMPIEDVFSISGRGTVVTGRIERGIVKVSDKVQIVGLGDTKETIVTGVEMFRKELPEGRAGENVGLLLRGIGKNDVERGMVVCQPNSVKPHTKFKSAVYVLQKEEGGRHKPFFSGYRPQFFFRTTDVTGVVTLPEGVEMVMPGDNVELDVELIGTVALEEGMRFAIREGGRTIGAGTISKIIA, from the coding sequence ATGTCAAAAGAAACTTTTCAACGTAATAAGCCCCATATCAACATTGGGACGATTGGGCACGTTGACCATGGTAAAACTACGCTAACAGCAGCAATCACACGCGCATTATCAGGGGATGGATTGGCGTCTTTCCGTGACTATAGTTCAATTGACAATACTCCCGAAGAAAAGGCTCGTGGAATTACTATCAACGCTTCTCATGTTGAATATGAAACCCCCAATCGTCACTATGCTCACGTAGATTGTCCTGGTCACGCTGACTATGTTAAAAATATGATTACTGGTGCAGCTCAAATGGACGGAGCCATCTTGGTAGTTTCTGCTACAGATGGTGCTATGCCCCAAACTAAGGAGCATATCCTGCTAGCGCGTCAGGTTGGGGTTCCTTATATCGTTGTTTTCTTAAATAAAGTAGATATGATCTCCCAAGAAGATGCTGAACTTATTGATCTTGTTGAGATGGAACTTAGTGAGCTTCTTGAAGAGAAAGGCTACAAAGGTTGTCCTATTATCCGTGGTTCTGCTTTGAAAGCTCTTGAAGGTGATGTAAGTTATATTGAGAAAGTTCGAGAACTTATGCAAGCTGTGGATGACAATATCCCTACACCAGAAAGAGAAATTGACAAGCCTTTTTTAATGCCTATCGAGGATGTATTTTCAATCTCTGGTCGTGGTACCGTAGTTACAGGAAGGATCGAGCGTGGAATCGTTAAAGTTTCTGATAAAGTTCAAATCGTAGGACTAGGAGACACTAAAGAAACTATAGTTACTGGTGTCGAAATGTTCAGAAAAGAACTTCCAGAAGGTCGTGCAGGAGAAAACGTTGGTTTACTTCTCAGAGGCATTGGAAAGAACGATGTTGAAAGAGGCATGGTAGTTTGTCAGCCCAATAGTGTTAAGCCCCACACTAAATTTAAATCAGCCGTTTACGTTTTGCAAAAAGAAGAGGGAGGTCGTCATAAGCCTTTCTTTAGTGGATACAGACCCCAGTTTTTCTTCCGCACTACAGATGTAACAGGAGTCGTTACTCTTCCTGAAGGAGTTGAAATGGTGATGCCTGGAGATAATGTCGAGCTTGATGTTGAACTCATTGGAACAGTGGCCCTTGAAGAAGGAATGAGATTTGCAATTCGTGAAGGCGGTCGTACTATTGGTGCTGGAACAATTTCAAAAATCATTGCTTAA
- the infA gene encoding translation initiation factor IF-1: protein MAKKEDTLVLEGKVEELLPGMHFRVVLENGMPVTAHLCGKMRMSNIRLLVGDRVTVEMSAYDLTKARVVYRHR from the coding sequence ATGGCGAAAAAAGAAGATACTCTTGTACTTGAAGGTAAGGTAGAGGAGCTCCTTCCAGGAATGCATTTCCGTGTAGTACTAGAAAACGGTATGCCAGTTACCGCTCATTTGTGCGGAAAAATGCGCATGAGTAATATTCGATTACTTGTTGGAGACCGTGTTACCGTTGAAATGTCCGCTTACGACTTAACAAAAGCAAGGGTTGTCTACAGGCACCGTTAA
- a CDS encoding SufE family protein, producing MEFICPLQHAKCLKKQHKIIEKLFSEPFQKDHLYLKLMKNNSSNDSFDKKRMLKENLVVGCQSDLYLYEVYQDGFLFFFTYTEALISSGIASLFTEVYSGETPSIILTCKPIFFQRLTPYLSFGRLNGGESLFMRMKQIAVQYLKPDQA from the coding sequence TTGGAATTTATCTGTCCTCTTCAGCACGCTAAGTGTTTAAAAAAACAGCATAAAATTATTGAAAAACTATTTTCAGAGCCTTTTCAAAAAGATCACCTTTATCTTAAATTGATGAAAAATAATTCTTCAAATGACTCTTTTGACAAGAAACGGATGTTAAAGGAGAATTTAGTTGTAGGTTGTCAGAGTGATTTATATCTTTACGAGGTATATCAAGACGGGTTTTTATTTTTTTTCACCTATACAGAAGCTTTAATTTCTTCTGGGATAGCTTCTTTATTTACTGAGGTATATTCTGGAGAAACTCCTTCTATAATTTTGACATGTAAACCAATTTTTTTTCAGCGTCTCACGCCCTATCTTTCTTTTGGTAGATTAAATGGCGGAGAATCTCTATTCATGCGTATGAAGCAAATAGCAGTCCAATACTTAAAGCCCGATCAAGCTTAA
- a CDS encoding DNA cytosine methyltransferase: MNQVDKEKGRILTTFTFIDLFAGMGGFHLAATQNGGTCVMACEIDKAARKTYRANYSVTNFIEDIRTINSSDVPNHDLLCAGFPCQPFSQAGFKRGFEDIRGTLFFYIADIIRVKQPKAFFLENVRNIISHNHGETFEKIQETLKGFGYSFFYKVIKASDFGLPQHRPRLFMVGFRNRKIVFQFPEKLSLSMTMNDIFGKPCNKAIGFTLRVGGRGSPINDRRNWDGYFVDGKPYRLQPKDGLKMMGFPNDFSFPVSNTQAMKQLGNSVAVTAVSRTIQQILKYL; encoded by the coding sequence ATGAACCAAGTGGATAAAGAGAAGGGTCGCATATTAACCACATTTACTTTTATAGACTTATTCGCTGGAATGGGGGGATTTCATTTAGCCGCAACCCAAAATGGTGGCACATGTGTTATGGCTTGTGAAATAGATAAAGCTGCTAGAAAAACGTATAGAGCAAACTATAGTGTCACAAACTTTATTGAAGATATCAGGACAATAAACAGTAGCGATGTTCCTAATCACGATTTATTATGTGCTGGATTTCCCTGTCAGCCTTTTTCTCAAGCAGGATTTAAAAGAGGTTTTGAAGATATAAGAGGAACCCTATTTTTCTATATTGCTGACATCATACGTGTAAAACAGCCGAAAGCATTCTTTTTAGAGAATGTTAGGAATATCATATCTCATAATCATGGGGAAACCTTCGAGAAAATACAAGAAACTTTAAAGGGGTTCGGATACTCATTCTTCTATAAGGTTATAAAAGCTTCGGATTTTGGGCTTCCTCAACATCGTCCACGCTTGTTTATGGTTGGATTTAGAAATCGCAAGATCGTATTCCAATTTCCTGAAAAATTATCTTTAAGCATGACCATGAACGATATTTTTGGAAAGCCATGTAATAAAGCTATAGGATTCACTCTTCGAGTCGGAGGACGAGGATCACCAATCAATGATCGAAGGAATTGGGACGGGTATTTTGTTGACGGGAAACCCTATAGATTGCAACCAAAAGATGGACTGAAGATGATGGGGTTCCCTAACGATTTTTCTTTTCCAGTGTCGAATACACAAGCAATGAAACAATTGGGAAATAGTGTCGCTGTCACTGCAGTGAGCAGGACTATCCAGCAAATTCTGAAATACCTTTAA